The genomic segment GTCTGCAGGAGAGCATTGTAGTTGGGCTCGATGTAATGCCTCCCTGGCGTGAGCAGCTTCGCCTCCAGCTCCTCCACCAGGCTGGTCATCCAAGGAGAGATGCTGTCAGCGATATAGATGCTGGACATCAGCTCCAGGGAGTTATAGTTCAGGTTCTGGTAGATACCCAACTTCCAAAGGGGGAGACGCAACAGGCGGGCTACCTCCTCCACGGTGAATGTGAGCAGGGCGAGCAGCTTCTGCTCGTCCAGTTCCATGGACAGCCTGGTCAGATCCCAGTCGCGCGGGAGGACGGCGACATTGAACCAGTTATGACTCCCCTTGAACTGCTGGAACTTGGCCTTTATCTGCTCCGCCTCCTCCTGTGTAGGGTCAAAAGGCAGCTTGACCACCATGCCAGGGGAGGCGCCGGACTGGAAATATCCGGTGAGGAACTTGGTCACCCGTTCCTGCAGGTTGGCTACATGGAGGAGGTAATCGGCCAGAGGGTATCCTATCCTCCCGTTGTATCCATATCCTGGGACGTGGATGATGTCTCTGGCCTGATAGGTGCGAGACCCTCCGCCGCTTTGGCTGCTCGAGACAGTATATAGCAGGGTATCGCCATTCACCGAGACGGCTACCCTCGTTGGGTCCACCACCCACAACTCGGCAGCCACTCCCCCGCTACGCCTGATGACCGCGTATCCATTCCCATACCAGATAGCTGCAGACCACAACTGATAGAAGAACCGGTACCCAGAATGCATGGGATTAGGGCGCTTGAGCAGATCCTGCACAGGGTGCCCGGTCGCTTTGACCCTCCCGCCATCGTCCCGCCGCTCGTAGAGGTCGAGCGGCACCCGGGCAAGATCCTGACACAGCACGTTCACGGCCGCGAGGACGGTGGACAACTTTTGAATGTTGGCGTCCGCGCCTCCCAGGCCGAGGAAATATGCTCCTATCCTGTGGTCCAGCGCACGCTTTTCTCTTTTCTTGCCGAAAAACGCCATGGGTCAATGCCCTCTGTTACTGGTTGAGCGGGGATGGGAACAGGTAACCTATTGCCGCGCCCAGTGCGGCTGTGAGAATAGGGACCCCAACATCAACGGGAATGGTCCCCAAACCCATGAGGACGATCACCGCAGCGAGCGCCGCGATGATGACGGCGAATGCCATGACCTCTTTGCTCATCCAAGATCACCTCCTAAAACAGATGGAAACCCTGTATCCCCCCGCCCCTGCGCGCATCAGGCATCTTCTGTCGCAGAAATAAGGCATTGATCAACGCAGTGGCCCCGTCGATAGGGGCTCCACTTTTGTGATCCGGATAGAGGAGCCCGTCGCTTCCGACCTTCACCCTCATGTTGGCGAGGTGGCGCAGGAGCAGGGGATTGCGTACCCTGATCCTCTTAGTCTGGAACAGCTTCCCCAGCTCAGAGATGGCCGGGGAGATGACCTTGCGGCTCTGGCGCACCTCCACCATCTGCACTTGCCGTTCCATCTTCTGGGCCAGGTGAAAGGCACACCAGGGGTCGTATCCCACCCCGACCACCCGATAGGGTGAGAGCAGCTTCTCGAACCTCATCATCAGGTCGTCGAAGTCAAATACATCCCCGCGGGGCAAGGTGATCCACCCTTTGCGCTCCATATCAAGGTAGTCCGTGCGGTGCTCGCGGCTCATCTCCTCCGCCCTACCCCGGGGGAGGAAGAACTGCGCGTCCACCTCCAGCCTCCCCTGCTCCGCCTCGCGGAACCAGACCAGGGCCGTGAGGTCGGTGGTCAGTGAAAGGTCCAGCCCCGCCCAGACCGTAGAGCCCGGCGGTATCTCCTTACCGCCCGCGGCCTGCGAGAGCAGGGAGGGTGCGATGAACGCCTCGCTGGACTGCACCCACTCGCAGAGATAGTAGCGACGGAACTTCTCCTCCTCGGAGCGGATACCACGAGCCTTGGCGGCCTCGTCAGAGAGGAACTCCTCGGTAACCGTCTCTCCCAGAGAGGGGTTGAGTTTGCGCCACACCGCAGGGTCATCCCAGCGGTCCTCGGGATCAGGTGAATAGATGAGAGGCAGGAACCGCCTGTCCTCCACGGCCCCCTCAAGGACCTGCAGGCCATACTCATGCAGCCTGCGGCAGATGCTGTCCTGCCCGCCTGCGCCAGCGGTGGTGATGGCAAACACGATAGGGCGCTCCCTCGCCCCCACTGCGGAGGTCAACACGTCCCAGACCCCGGACGTCCTGTGGGCGTGCAGCTCGTCGATGATCACCCCGTGAGGCGAGAGGCCGTCCAGGGTGTCCTCATCCGA from the Bacillota bacterium genome contains:
- a CDS encoding phage portal protein, whose amino-acid sequence is MAFFGKKREKRALDHRIGAYFLGLGGADANIQKLSTVLAAVNVLCQDLARVPLDLYERRDDGGRVKATGHPVQDLLKRPNPMHSGYRFFYQLWSAAIWYGNGYAVIRRSGGVAAELWVVDPTRVAVSVNGDTLLYTVSSSQSGGGSRTYQARDIIHVPGYGYNGRIGYPLADYLLHVANLQERVTKFLTGYFQSGASPGMVVKLPFDPTQEEAEQIKAKFQQFKGSHNWFNVAVLPRDWDLTRLSMELDEQKLLALLTFTVEEVARLLRLPLWKLGIYQNLNYNSLELMSSIYIADSISPWMTSLVEELEAKLLTPGRHYIEPNYNALLQTNTEARYRAYATGLQWGFMTHNEVRQRENLPSYGDFGDKVMIPANMLIYRPGEDASAQPAPSGEEAPRSKRAVQTRGLFLRRSRHDVVEAARIKQRVALSYRKQFEAELGRILRRETNDVIQKMAKLGVSNELYDWYLNDYQPRHRDYVVSGLRDVMIAEAEAVQALVAAEVQGFAGITPRVQDCIDVHAERVADRLLKRNASALHGIVLDGLEEAEARKAVQGWIAEVAPQLAAWEAVRISGLVSKAEYHYHGLPFQWVHLDNLSPCELLDGKVLQPSFRCEGNPFLSVSDQLRLKDGREFNPGWNVTTPPITEGCTCQIMAVFD
- a CDS encoding terminase large subunit, yielding MRRFTRFAGSLVQWKDRWAGEPFRLLPWQEFLASMLFGWRDTDGSRRYRQVYVEVPRKNGKTSFAAVVALYLLLADGIEGAEVYAAATKKDQARIVWQSAVEMVRRSPWAPELEFFKTSLSFPRTSSFFQPLASDEDTLDGLSPHGVIIDELHAHRTSGVWDVLTSAVGARERPIVFAITTAGAGGQDSICRRLHEYGLQVLEGAVEDRRFLPLIYSPDPEDRWDDPAVWRKLNPSLGETVTEEFLSDEAAKARGIRSEEEKFRRYYLCEWVQSSEAFIAPSLLSQAAGGKEIPPGSTVWAGLDLSLTTDLTALVWFREAEQGRLEVDAQFFLPRGRAEEMSREHRTDYLDMERKGWITLPRGDVFDFDDLMMRFEKLLSPYRVVGVGYDPWCAFHLAQKMERQVQMVEVRQSRKVISPAISELGKLFQTKRIRVRNPLLLRHLANMRVKVGSDGLLYPDHKSGAPIDGATALINALFLRQKMPDARRGGGIQGFHLF